Proteins encoded within one genomic window of Lysinibacillus louembei:
- a CDS encoding pyridoxal phosphate-dependent aminotransferase, which produces MEFSKKLQQLPPQFFASLVQKVNAAIAEGRDIINLGQGNPDQPTPIHIIEALQQAAENPVTHKYPPFRGIAELREAAAAFYMREYGVSIDPQTEVAIVGGTKIGLVELPLAIMNPGDLMLLPDPGYPDYLSGVALADVQFATMPLQAENHFLPNYDLLSDDIKARAKLLYLNYPNNPTGAMATYDFFQETVAFAKKHQIAVAHDFAYGAIGFDGKKPISFLQIEGAKEVGIEFYTLSKTFNMAGWRVGFAVGNAKIIEAIELLQDHLFCSLFPAVQHAAAHALNMEQTVVGELRAAYESRRNVLIEEAAKIGWQVKAPAGSFFAWLPVPEGYTSEQFTDLLLNEADVAVANGRGFGEFGEGYVRVGLLVEEERLREAMQRIAALHIF; this is translated from the coding sequence ATGGAATTTTCAAAAAAACTACAGCAGTTACCGCCTCAATTTTTTGCTTCGCTTGTGCAAAAGGTTAACGCGGCTATCGCTGAAGGGCGCGATATCATTAATTTAGGACAAGGTAATCCTGATCAGCCAACACCTATACATATTATTGAGGCATTGCAGCAAGCTGCTGAAAACCCAGTGACGCATAAATATCCACCCTTTCGTGGCATTGCGGAGCTACGTGAGGCAGCAGCAGCGTTTTACATGCGTGAATATGGTGTATCTATCGACCCACAAACAGAGGTCGCAATTGTTGGTGGTACAAAAATTGGGCTTGTTGAGCTACCACTTGCCATCATGAATCCTGGTGATTTAATGCTGCTACCTGATCCAGGCTATCCAGATTACTTATCAGGTGTAGCGCTTGCGGATGTGCAATTTGCCACAATGCCGCTACAAGCAGAGAATCATTTTTTGCCTAATTATGATTTATTAAGCGATGACATTAAAGCACGAGCAAAGCTTCTCTACCTTAACTATCCTAACAATCCAACAGGGGCGATGGCAACTTATGACTTCTTTCAGGAAACGGTTGCCTTTGCTAAAAAGCATCAAATTGCTGTTGCACATGACTTCGCCTATGGTGCTATTGGTTTTGATGGCAAAAAGCCAATTAGCTTTTTACAAATAGAGGGAGCTAAAGAGGTTGGTATTGAATTTTATACATTATCAAAAACATTTAATATGGCAGGCTGGCGTGTTGGCTTTGCGGTAGGTAATGCCAAAATAATTGAGGCGATTGAATTGCTACAGGATCATTTATTTTGTAGCCTCTTCCCAGCAGTTCAACATGCAGCAGCACATGCGCTCAATATGGAGCAAACCGTTGTTGGAGAGTTGCGAGCAGCTTATGAAAGCAGGCGCAATGTATTAATTGAGGAGGCAGCAAAAATCGGCTGGCAAGTGAAGGCACCTGCGGGTTCATTTTTTGCATGGCTTCCTGTGCCTGAAGGCTATACAAGTGAGCAATTTACCGATTTGCTATTAAATGAGGCGGATGTTGCTGTTGCCAATGGTCGAGGCTTTGGGGAATTCGGGGAAGGCTATGTGCGTGTTGGGCTTTTAGTTGAGGAGGAGCGCTTACGTGAAGCGATGCAACGCATTGCCGCACTTCATATTTTTTAA
- a CDS encoding polysaccharide deacetylase family protein has product MSKKGVALNQKSKERKKVIRTIIQAVIVAFLAFILIRAVFLLNKYEDTAFATSNGDGFIALSYFGVSRGESTKYVAKAELEKQLTLLAKQGYTTISQQDIIDFYEQGKPLPEKALYLSFEDGRTDSSIFAQKILEKLNYRATMYTYANKMDTKDTKFLKPNHLKLMQNSGYWELGSNGYRLTYINVFNDEGKSLGMIDENDVPDKMTIEYYNHYLMDFIRDEYMIPTETRAELEQRIAEDYGLMRDIYTETLGEVPQAYAIMHANALYNNMDSLVEKANDQHIKELYKMHFNLELDAYNEADADIYNLSRLQVSPYWPTNHLMMKIQQSSKQNVEFAIGDEKLAKQWILANGAAEFLDNQLILTSEPSAQATLFLKQELPTTYQLEFDFYGNVVGEQSLYVKADDESYMRIMLKDNEMVVLEKQPNQTEAEVQRYPLKKIEWNGEDYAFNKATVYSYYDTQKGSRIDEEEYPRNLKNRRHFELQVGQGELQLVVDNEPIATIAMNEAIQSTQIGFGAAYSKKDTSHEQYADDIYDTVVEDIEITDKAGKVLFSNQYTKMAKAEHNVSTWFNGVVDFFIETF; this is encoded by the coding sequence ATGAGTAAAAAGGGTGTTGCATTAAATCAAAAATCGAAAGAGCGCAAGAAGGTTATTCGAACGATTATTCAAGCGGTAATTGTTGCTTTTCTAGCTTTTATTTTAATACGTGCTGTCTTTTTACTTAACAAATATGAAGATACAGCTTTTGCTACATCAAATGGAGATGGCTTTATCGCTCTGTCTTATTTCGGTGTGAGCCGAGGAGAGTCAACGAAATATGTAGCAAAGGCTGAATTGGAAAAGCAATTAACATTGTTGGCGAAGCAGGGCTATACAACGATTTCTCAGCAGGATATTATTGATTTTTATGAGCAAGGCAAGCCCTTACCTGAAAAGGCCTTGTATTTATCGTTTGAGGATGGGCGTACAGATTCAAGTATTTTTGCACAAAAAATATTGGAAAAGCTCAACTATCGCGCAACGATGTACACATATGCAAATAAAATGGATACGAAAGATACAAAATTTTTAAAGCCTAATCATTTGAAGCTCATGCAAAACAGCGGCTATTGGGAGCTCGGCTCAAACGGCTATCGCCTAACATACATTAATGTTTTTAATGATGAAGGGAAGTCATTAGGCATGATAGATGAAAACGATGTGCCCGACAAAATGACAATTGAGTACTATAACCATTATTTAATGGATTTTATTCGTGATGAGTATATGATTCCGACAGAAACACGAGCGGAGCTAGAACAGCGTATTGCAGAGGATTATGGGCTAATGCGTGATATTTATACAGAGACGCTTGGAGAAGTACCACAAGCATATGCGATTATGCATGCAAATGCGCTGTATAATAATATGGATTCACTCGTTGAAAAGGCGAATGATCAACATATTAAAGAGCTATACAAAATGCATTTTAATTTAGAGCTAGATGCTTATAACGAGGCGGATGCTGATATTTATAATTTGAGTCGATTGCAGGTTTCCCCCTATTGGCCAACCAACCATTTAATGATGAAAATTCAACAATCGAGCAAGCAAAATGTAGAGTTTGCTATCGGTGACGAGAAGCTTGCAAAGCAGTGGATTTTAGCAAATGGCGCAGCAGAATTTTTAGATAATCAACTTATTTTAACGTCAGAGCCCTCTGCACAAGCGACATTATTTTTAAAGCAAGAGCTACCTACTACTTATCAGCTAGAGTTCGATTTTTATGGCAATGTTGTTGGTGAGCAATCGCTTTATGTGAAGGCGGACGATGAGAGCTATATGCGTATTATGCTGAAGGACAACGAGATGGTTGTATTAGAAAAGCAGCCGAATCAAACAGAGGCTGAGGTGCAACGTTATCCGCTGAAGAAAATAGAGTGGAACGGTGAGGATTATGCCTTTAATAAGGCGACAGTATATTCTTATTATGATACACAAAAAGGCTCTCGTATTGATGAGGAGGAATATCCTCGCAATTTAAAAAACCGCCGCCATTTTGAGCTACAGGTAGGGCAAGGGGAGCTGCAATTAGTAGTCGATAATGAGCCTATAGCAACAATTGCAATGAATGAGGCGATTCAAAGTACACAAATTGGCTTCGGTGCAGCTTATTCTAAAAAGGATACATCGCATGAGCAATATGCAGATGATATATACGATACAGTGGTGGAGGACATTGAAATAACAGATAAAGCAGGAAAAGTTCTTTTCTCAAATCAATATACTAAAATGGCAAAGGCTGAGCATAATGTTTCCACATGGTTTAATGGTGTCGTAGATTTCTTCATTGAAACGTTTTAA
- a CDS encoding glycosyltransferase, with protein MTIEKEVLMTKRPDRRILSNIPDPENMRSLIDRRGASYQQAEVDVADVNELFRLQSLSLRYITRFPVKVSKLKSAIKFYSEDISVTGILIYSDTANVFECDEILTLAFKIPGGAMPEGYEANVKLKGKIIRTFTKEVDGETRYYYACEFLQSLNQYMQKKRWGLSIFVASLVLLLATLTVMLMRAESVIYFKFNKSLYLYSLIAAAFLISRYVFGMFYRTVRINPQYEPAVSIIIPVFNEEKWIQRTILSCMNQYYPVDKLEVIVVDDCSTDDTKRKADEIAELIHQEGERFKTKERLIVHQLPQNGGKREALIAGVHMAKHDLVVFVDSDSFLEPNAIRNLVQPFQDEKMGGVAGRTEVENKFTNALTKLQTVRYYIAFRIMKAAESWFDAVTCLSGPLSCYRKDLVLQNEEAWLNQKFLGQPATFGDDRSMTNYILKTHRTTYQDNAVCSTIVPSDTKSFLSQQMRWKRSWLRESLRAFTFMWKKEPFMFLFFIIGLIVPIAAPVVVVYNLIWVPITQSIFPRTFLLGLLLMAMLMSLAHLYFRRSKLWSFGFIFVLFYEFVLLWQMPVAWVTFWKSTWGTRETPQDVLEREKKLERKARRKKKWAFRNAGEKNE; from the coding sequence ATGACAATAGAAAAGGAAGTGTTAATGACTAAACGACCGGATCGGCGTATTTTATCAAATATTCCCGACCCGGAAAATATGCGTAGCCTGATAGACCGAAGAGGGGCTAGTTATCAGCAAGCTGAGGTAGATGTTGCGGATGTTAATGAATTGTTTCGCTTACAGTCATTAAGCTTACGCTATATTACAAGATTCCCTGTAAAGGTTTCAAAATTAAAATCGGCTATAAAATTTTATTCTGAGGACATTTCTGTTACGGGGATTTTAATTTATTCAGATACAGCAAATGTTTTTGAATGTGATGAAATTTTAACATTAGCATTTAAAATTCCTGGCGGTGCAATGCCTGAGGGCTATGAGGCAAACGTTAAGCTAAAGGGTAAGATTATTCGTACATTTACAAAGGAAGTAGATGGAGAAACACGCTATTATTATGCCTGTGAATTTTTACAGTCGCTGAATCAATATATGCAAAAAAAGCGCTGGGGTCTATCCATTTTTGTTGCAAGCCTCGTATTATTGCTTGCAACATTAACAGTAATGCTGATGCGTGCGGAAAGTGTTATTTATTTCAAATTTAATAAATCCTTATATTTATATAGTTTAATTGCGGCCGCATTTTTAATTAGTCGTTATGTATTTGGCATGTTTTATCGAACTGTTCGCATTAACCCACAGTATGAGCCTGCTGTATCCATTATTATTCCTGTATTTAATGAAGAGAAGTGGATTCAGCGAACAATTTTAAGCTGTATGAATCAATATTATCCAGTTGATAAATTGGAGGTCATTGTTGTTGACGATTGTTCGACAGATGATACGAAGCGAAAAGCGGATGAAATAGCAGAGCTCATTCATCAAGAGGGGGAGCGCTTTAAAACGAAGGAGCGTTTAATCGTGCATCAATTGCCTCAAAATGGTGGCAAGCGTGAGGCATTAATAGCAGGTGTGCATATGGCAAAGCACGATTTAGTCGTGTTCGTTGATTCTGATAGTTTTTTAGAGCCAAACGCGATTCGCAACTTAGTGCAGCCTTTTCAAGATGAAAAAATGGGTGGCGTAGCAGGGCGCACTGAGGTAGAAAACAAATTTACAAATGCCTTAACGAAGCTCCAAACGGTTCGATATTATATTGCATTTCGCATTATGAAGGCAGCAGAGTCGTGGTTTGATGCAGTGACATGCTTATCTGGTCCGCTTTCCTGCTATCGCAAAGACCTTGTTTTACAAAATGAAGAAGCATGGCTCAATCAAAAATTTCTCGGTCAGCCAGCAACATTTGGTGATGATCGTAGCATGACGAACTATATTTTAAAAACGCATCGTACGACATATCAGGATAATGCTGTATGCTCAACGATTGTACCATCTGATACGAAGTCGTTTTTATCACAGCAGATGCGCTGGAAACGTTCATGGCTAAGAGAATCATTGCGCGCTTTTACATTTATGTGGAAAAAGGAGCCGTTTATGTTCCTCTTCTTCATTATTGGCTTAATCGTGCCAATTGCTGCACCTGTTGTGGTTGTATATAACTTAATATGGGTGCCGATTACGCAAAGTATTTTTCCTCGAACATTTTTGTTAGGGCTATTATTAATGGCAATGCTAATGAGCTTAGCACATCTTTATTTTAGAAGAAGTAAGCTATGGTCATTTGGCTTTATTTTTGTGCTATTTTATGAGTTTGTTTTACTATGGCAAATGCCTGTTGCTTGGGTCACATTTTGGAAATCGACATGGGGCACGAGAGAAACGCCACAGGATGTATTAGAGCGAGAAAAGAAATTGGAAAGAAAAGCTCGTCGCAAGAAAAAATGGGCTTTTAGAAATGCAGGTGAGAAAAATGAGTAA
- a CDS encoding polysaccharide deacetylase family protein, whose amino-acid sequence MKKWLLYSIVPILFLIGCQSKNGEGAVQAVEPSIEVEASDGTLSDVIRVSNTLEPKIGLTFNGLADEDTMMKILDELDKHKIKATFFLEGMRVAQEPELAQEIIARGHEVQNGTLTFQNMSTLDYEQTYKEIFLANEIFDKHLHYTPQYVRSRSGDATENMRLAAATLGLKAVIEYSINPQDRKMQSAEDLVAYIERFWSSGAVIHLNTYINPAVIEAIPLLAEKANERGYTLTTLSEVLKDQYTLHELEEIEGYDAIQMNANYEDVEPYIYYRKNTTKKEVALTFDDWASEERTKEILDILRKYDIKSTFFLIGSGVEKDPHLAKLILDEGHEVASHSYYHRNITEMTPEELQEDIVKTHRALTYALQQSPLLYFRPAQGVIDEKSAKVVTATGMKAIALYDIASFDWKTDYTVQDIYNRIMERVAPGKIIVMHVLDGTETVNALPLVIEQLQQQGYTFEKLSTWIEQYAEEGVD is encoded by the coding sequence ATGAAGAAATGGCTACTTTATAGTATAGTGCCTATTTTATTTTTAATAGGTTGTCAGTCAAAAAATGGAGAGGGAGCTGTTCAGGCAGTAGAACCTTCAATTGAAGTGGAGGCATCTGATGGAACACTAAGCGATGTAATTCGAGTATCTAACACCCTAGAACCAAAAATAGGACTTACATTTAACGGCTTAGCAGACGAAGACACAATGATGAAAATATTAGATGAACTAGACAAACATAAAATAAAAGCAACTTTCTTTTTAGAGGGAATGCGTGTGGCACAAGAGCCGGAGCTTGCACAGGAAATTATAGCAAGAGGGCATGAAGTGCAAAATGGTACCTTAACATTTCAGAATATGTCAACGCTAGATTATGAGCAAACATATAAAGAAATCTTTTTAGCGAATGAAATTTTTGATAAGCATTTACACTATACACCACAATATGTGCGCAGCCGCTCAGGCGATGCAACAGAAAACATGCGTTTAGCAGCCGCTACACTAGGGTTAAAGGCGGTTATAGAATACTCGATTAATCCACAGGATAGAAAAATGCAAAGCGCAGAGGACCTTGTAGCATATATTGAGCGTTTTTGGAGTAGTGGTGCTGTCATTCATTTGAACACATATATTAACCCAGCTGTGATTGAGGCGATTCCGTTATTAGCAGAGAAAGCGAATGAAAGAGGCTACACGCTCACGACATTATCAGAAGTGTTAAAGGATCAGTATACATTGCATGAATTAGAGGAAATCGAAGGCTATGATGCCATTCAAATGAACGCGAATTATGAAGATGTAGAGCCATATATTTATTATCGAAAAAATACAACAAAAAAGGAAGTTGCTTTAACCTTTGATGATTGGGCAAGCGAGGAAAGAACAAAGGAAATTCTAGACATATTGCGCAAATACGACATTAAAAGCACATTCTTTTTAATCGGAAGTGGTGTGGAAAAGGATCCGCATTTAGCAAAGCTTATTTTAGATGAGGGGCATGAGGTTGCAAGCCACTCCTACTATCATCGAAATATTACTGAAATGACGCCTGAGGAGCTTCAAGAGGATATTGTAAAAACACATCGTGCACTAACATATGCCTTGCAGCAATCGCCATTATTATATTTTAGGCCAGCGCAAGGTGTGATTGATGAAAAATCCGCAAAGGTAGTCACAGCAACAGGAATGAAGGCTATTGCTTTATATGATATTGCGTCATTTGACTGGAAAACAGACTACACTGTACAAGATATTTATAACCGAATTATGGAGCGAGTAGCACCGGGGAAAATTATTGTGATGCATGTGTTGGATGGTACAGAAACAGTGAACGCATTGCCGTTAGTTATTGAGCAATTACAGCAGCAAGGCTACACATTTGAAAAGCTCTCGACATGGATAGAACAATATGCAGAAGAAGGTGTGGATTGA
- a CDS encoding nucleotide sugar dehydrogenase → MNNKMGSKYSIFADKIQSKQAVVGVIGLGYVGLPLAIEAVNNGFFTIGFDNNIDKINSLNQRKSYISDMLSNDIATALESERFIATNQFERLQQADIIVICVPTPLNVDGSPNISYIEDAVIQIQRYMTKDTLLILESTTYPGTTREVIYPMIEQHSYTVGEDCFIAYSPERIDPGNQHFNVKNTPKVVGGLTTSCTWLARLFYENALQTQVHCVSTPEVAEMEKLLENTFRQVNIALINELSKVCHAMNIDIWEVVDAAATKPYGFMRFTPGPGVGGHCIPIDPKYLLWIGQQYGVHTSLIDTADKVNASMPQFIVYRLANYLNMLHKQLAGATLVVIGVAYKPNVDDVRESPALAIIQLLKNMNCNIQIVDPFMTDIPTVLLTPELVQQADGVLILTNHSNIDYEIIDIHANFIFDTRQTNYLFQNENYYKL, encoded by the coding sequence ATGAATAATAAAATGGGCAGTAAATACTCTATATTTGCTGACAAAATACAATCGAAGCAGGCGGTAGTTGGTGTGATTGGTCTCGGTTATGTCGGATTACCTTTAGCAATTGAAGCTGTCAACAATGGGTTTTTTACCATTGGCTTTGATAATAACATCGATAAAATTAATAGTTTGAATCAAAGAAAAAGCTATATTTCAGATATGCTCTCTAACGATATAGCAACAGCATTAGAGAGTGAGCGATTTATAGCAACAAATCAATTTGAGCGATTACAGCAAGCTGATATTATTGTTATTTGTGTACCAACGCCTTTAAATGTCGACGGAAGTCCGAATATTTCGTATATAGAAGACGCTGTTATCCAAATACAACGCTATATGACGAAAGATACATTACTTATTTTAGAGAGCACAACATATCCAGGAACGACAAGGGAAGTTATTTACCCAATGATTGAGCAACATAGTTATACAGTGGGGGAAGATTGCTTTATCGCTTATTCTCCTGAGCGTATTGATCCGGGGAATCAACATTTTAATGTAAAAAATACGCCAAAAGTCGTCGGAGGATTAACTACAAGCTGTACATGGCTAGCGAGGCTATTTTATGAAAATGCATTGCAAACGCAAGTACACTGCGTTTCGACACCGGAAGTAGCCGAAATGGAGAAGCTACTTGAAAACACATTCCGCCAAGTGAATATTGCTTTGATTAATGAGCTAAGCAAAGTATGTCATGCGATGAATATTGATATATGGGAAGTTGTGGATGCGGCTGCTACAAAGCCCTATGGTTTTATGCGTTTCACTCCAGGACCAGGGGTTGGCGGGCATTGCATACCAATCGATCCTAAATACTTACTATGGATAGGGCAACAATATGGTGTGCACACATCACTAATTGATACCGCTGATAAAGTGAATGCATCAATGCCACAATTTATCGTATATCGATTAGCAAACTATTTGAATATGCTACACAAGCAGTTAGCAGGTGCAACGCTAGTCGTTATTGGTGTGGCATATAAGCCGAATGTTGATGATGTACGCGAATCACCTGCACTTGCTATTATTCAATTGCTTAAAAATATGAATTGCAACATTCAAATCGTTGATCCATTTATGACAGATATACCTACCGTTTTATTAACACCTGAGCTTGTTCAGCAGGCAGATGGAGTTTTGATTTTAACAAACCATTCCAATATTGATTATGAAATAATCGATATTCATGCGAATTTTATTTTCGATACTCGTCAAACAAACTACTTATTCCAAAATGAAAATTACTATAAATTGTAA
- a CDS encoding cellulose biosynthesis cyclic di-GMP-binding regulatory protein BcsB, with translation MTSPYYVALPQLQPDKEAALKLLLKKSATLSEEMERETELIVTINNVPHAVDLQKLTEASTGIYEVTIPVSTNTLNKSKLAAIQFEVTGFQLEEPCETTNERYWLYIDSASTLSIPSELASPTFTLMDFPRAFYKNALIVVPNNKETNFGEMVQLYKSLMMNGQPAKIKLIQEQEISEENLQSYAVIYVGALADFSTLTAHTNSIVHTEEDFSNQGLLYGAMSQYAFITRSFWQENQPFMLLQLAEAASIKPHFLEQLRQVNQPINTVMLTKEGQLIAGKQVQVMEGKGKEVENLSWQIIMFFALFMALIAVIIYILLRRRKKRYPIEENNE, from the coding sequence ATGACCTCTCCTTATTATGTAGCTTTGCCACAATTGCAGCCAGATAAAGAAGCAGCTTTAAAGCTGCTATTAAAAAAGTCCGCTACATTATCTGAGGAAATGGAACGGGAAACCGAGTTAATTGTTACAATTAATAATGTGCCACATGCAGTAGATTTGCAAAAGCTAACAGAAGCATCTACAGGCATATATGAGGTAACAATCCCTGTGTCAACGAATACCTTAAACAAAAGCAAGCTGGCAGCCATTCAATTTGAAGTAACAGGCTTCCAATTGGAGGAGCCATGTGAGACAACGAATGAGCGCTATTGGTTATATATTGATTCAGCAAGCACATTATCAATACCAAGTGAACTAGCAAGTCCTACATTTACATTGATGGACTTCCCACGCGCCTTCTATAAAAATGCATTAATTGTTGTACCAAACAATAAAGAAACGAATTTTGGAGAGATGGTTCAGCTTTATAAGTCGCTAATGATGAATGGACAACCTGCTAAAATAAAATTAATACAGGAGCAGGAAATTAGCGAGGAGAATTTGCAAAGCTATGCAGTCATTTATGTGGGGGCATTAGCAGATTTTTCAACACTTACTGCGCACACAAATAGCATTGTGCATACAGAGGAGGATTTTTCAAATCAGGGACTTCTATATGGGGCTATGTCACAATATGCGTTTATTACACGAAGCTTTTGGCAGGAAAACCAGCCGTTTATGCTGTTACAACTAGCTGAAGCAGCGTCTATAAAGCCACATTTTTTAGAGCAGCTCCGCCAAGTAAATCAACCAATAAATACGGTGATGTTGACAAAGGAAGGGCAGTTAATCGCAGGGAAGCAAGTACAGGTAATGGAAGGGAAAGGAAAAGAAGTAGAAAATCTTTCATGGCAAATAATCATGTTCTTTGCCCTCTTTATGGCGCTCATTGCTGTTATTATATACATTTTGCTAAGAAGAAGAAAAAAGCGCTATCCAATAGAAGAAAATAATGAATAA
- a CDS encoding cellulose biosynthesis cyclic di-GMP-binding regulatory protein BcsB, giving the protein MKNIAYLIAIYISLLFYSEQVAAATIEIDEEKLQMNVSETLKKPLVTKSIELQGTEASRDFYYTLTEDVLNDKTYEVIFHIRHSGLLIAPSSFTVKIDDSAIKTIPLTQNKLSQSVTVQLPKEALAKGTHKVTASFYGIVKEGVCVASGNAGNWLRIDPLSSISLFDKGAQAWTLADYPSAFFSYEGNETTLIIPNQASIATLNNAYQLAAYLSEHSEQDVHIVKESSVQTVRGAVIVVGAQDEFTEPYMKEILRGINAEEATLNVFAFESTANRQSVPALFVTAKEAASLQQGISLLTTEHLYKQLVGDTFSVKSLPVFDHLQTSEIPLSNLVLLRKHYQVK; this is encoded by the coding sequence GTGAAAAATATAGCTTATTTAATAGCGATATATATCAGCTTGTTATTTTATTCCGAGCAGGTCGCTGCAGCAACGATTGAAATAGATGAGGAGAAGCTACAAATGAATGTAAGTGAAACACTGAAAAAGCCCTTAGTAACTAAATCTATTGAACTGCAAGGAACGGAAGCATCCAGAGATTTTTATTATACGCTAACAGAGGATGTGCTGAATGATAAAACATATGAAGTTATATTTCATATTCGTCATTCTGGGCTATTAATTGCACCCTCTTCTTTTACAGTAAAAATAGATGATAGTGCCATTAAAACAATCCCATTAACACAAAATAAATTGAGTCAGTCTGTAACCGTTCAATTACCGAAGGAAGCTTTAGCAAAAGGAACACATAAAGTGACGGCAAGCTTTTATGGTATTGTAAAAGAAGGTGTTTGTGTAGCGTCAGGTAATGCAGGTAATTGGCTGCGTATTGACCCGCTTTCCTCTATTTCTTTATTTGATAAAGGGGCGCAAGCATGGACACTCGCTGATTATCCCTCTGCATTTTTTAGCTATGAAGGCAATGAAACAACACTAATTATCCCAAATCAAGCATCTATAGCGACATTAAACAATGCTTATCAGCTCGCTGCCTATTTATCAGAGCACAGTGAGCAGGATGTGCATATTGTCAAAGAATCATCGGTGCAAACAGTCAGAGGAGCAGTCATTGTAGTAGGTGCGCAAGATGAATTTACAGAGCCCTATATGAAAGAAATACTGAGAGGTATCAATGCTGAGGAGGCGACACTAAATGTTTTTGCATTTGAAAGTACAGCCAATAGGCAAAGTGTTCCTGCACTATTCGTCACTGCAAAAGAGGCAGCTAGCTTACAGCAAGGAATTTCGCTATTAACAACAGAGCATTTATACAAGCAATTAGTCGGAGACACCTTTTCAGTAAAGAGTCTGCCTGTGTTTGACCATTTACAAACATCTGAAATTCCTTTGAGCAATTTGGTTTTACTACGCAAACATTATCAAGTCAAGTAA
- a CDS encoding glycosyltransferase family 2 protein, whose amino-acid sequence MADILFYCALTLIWMMLLYHMFLMEGGYLHFRSFEKPIDQWSEKMVDVPTVSIFIPAHNEAVVIEQTLRAMSRLYYPKDKLEVIVINDNSSDNTGEIAQRFTEKYPFIRVIETVEPNKGKGKSSALNSALAASDSDIVVVYDADNTPERMAVWYLVMGLVNDPKAAATVGKFRVINADETWLTRFINIETICFQWMAQGGRWKWFKIATIPGTNFAIRRSVLESLGGWDVKALAEDTELTIRVYNMGYHIRFFPKAITWEQEPENLKVWWKQRTRWARGNQYVVLKFLTQFMTLKRKSIIFDLFYFFFTYFLFFFGVILSNALFITNLFVDIHLTVGNIAIILWILAFLLFLGEVMITLSIEKTEMNRKNFFYVILMYFTYSQMWIVLVVWSLFLEIKRAITGQEVQWYKTERFAKKTK is encoded by the coding sequence ATGGCTGATATATTATTTTATTGTGCGCTCACCTTGATTTGGATGATGTTACTTTATCACATGTTTTTGATGGAGGGTGGCTACCTGCACTTTCGCTCATTTGAAAAGCCTATTGATCAATGGAGCGAAAAGATGGTGGATGTTCCAACTGTAAGTATCTTTATTCCCGCACATAATGAAGCGGTTGTGATTGAGCAAACGTTACGTGCAATGTCACGTTTATATTATCCGAAGGACAAGCTAGAGGTTATCGTCATCAATGACAATTCCTCTGATAATACAGGAGAAATTGCACAGCGTTTTACAGAAAAATACCCCTTTATTCGCGTCATCGAAACAGTCGAGCCGAATAAAGGGAAGGGTAAATCCTCTGCCTTAAATTCAGCATTGGCGGCTTCAGACAGTGATATCGTTGTTGTCTATGATGCAGATAATACACCTGAACGGATGGCAGTTTGGTATTTAGTGATGGGGCTTGTTAACGACCCGAAGGCTGCTGCTACAGTAGGAAAATTTCGTGTTATTAATGCAGACGAAACGTGGCTAACACGCTTTATTAATATTGAAACGATTTGCTTTCAGTGGATGGCACAAGGAGGACGTTGGAAATGGTTTAAAATTGCCACAATCCCAGGAACAAACTTTGCGATTCGACGCAGTGTGCTAGAGTCGCTAGGTGGCTGGGATGTGAAAGCGCTTGCGGAAGATACAGAGCTAACGATTCGTGTTTATAATATGGGCTACCATATTCGCTTTTTCCCAAAAGCAATTACATGGGAGCAAGAGCCGGAAAATTTAAAGGTTTGGTGGAAGCAGCGTACGAGATGGGCGCGTGGCAACCAATATGTTGTATTGAAGTTTTTGACACAGTTTATGACATTGAAACGCAAAAGCATTATTTTTGATTTGTTCTATTTCTTTTTTACTTATTTTTTATTTTTTTTCGGTGTCATTTTATCTAATGCCCTTTTTATTACCAATTTGTTTGTTGATATTCATTTAACAGTAGGTAATATCGCAATTATTTTATGGATATTAGCATTTTTGCTTTTTTTAGGAGAGGTAATGATTACGTTAAGCATTGAAAAGACGGAGATGAATCGAAAAAACTTCTTTTACGTTATTTTAATGTATTTCACCTATTCACAAATGTGGATTGTGTTAGTGGTGTGGTCGCTCTTTTTAGAAATAAAGCGAGCTATTACAGGGCAAGAGGTGCAATGGTATAAAACGGAGCGTTTCGCTAAAAAGACGAAATAG